A stretch of Desulfotalea psychrophila LSv54 DNA encodes these proteins:
- a CDS encoding phosphoribosylanthranilate isomerase: MGERMQARIRVKFCGTTSVEGALAAVAAGADALGFIFAPGSKRYIDPYVAREIIARLPPFVDRVGVFVDEDVQRVVAIARLCSLSYVQLHGTENPDYCRQLRTDENFCAGIIKAFRVSESSEAGDIQPYESLVDAYLLDTYRQGMAGGTGKVFDWGLIEGLRLARPLILAGGLDAGNIAAAIAQVVPYAVDLNSGVEISPGIKDPAKVEAIMAQIRG; this comes from the coding sequence ATGGGCGAAAGGATGCAGGCCAGAATCCGAGTAAAATTTTGTGGCACCACCTCTGTTGAAGGAGCCTTGGCTGCCGTGGCTGCCGGGGCTGATGCCCTGGGCTTCATCTTTGCCCCTGGCAGTAAACGTTATATCGATCCGTATGTTGCCCGGGAAATAATAGCTCGGCTACCTCCCTTTGTTGATCGGGTCGGTGTTTTTGTTGACGAGGATGTGCAGAGGGTGGTTGCCATAGCCCGGCTCTGCTCTCTCTCCTATGTGCAGTTACACGGAACAGAAAATCCGGACTATTGTCGGCAACTGCGGACGGATGAGAACTTTTGTGCAGGTATTATTAAGGCGTTTCGGGTGTCAGAGAGTAGCGAGGCAGGGGATATTCAGCCCTATGAATCCCTGGTCGATGCCTATCTGCTCGACACCTACAGGCAGGGTATGGCTGGAGGTACAGGCAAGGTCTTTGACTGGGGCTTAATAGAGGGGCTCCGGCTGGCAAGGCCCCTTATTCTTGCCGGTGGCCTGGATGCGGGAAATATTGCTGCGGCCATTGCCCAAGTGGTGCCCTATGCCGTTGACCTTAACTCAGGGGTGGAGATCTCGCCCGGGATAAAGGATCCTGCTAAGGTGGAGGCGATCATGGCGCAGATAAGAGGATAG
- the trpB gene encoding tryptophan synthase subunit beta: protein MNKKGFFGNWGGVYLPEILRETFDRLEEAYQQARNDPSFWQEYLQLMSTYSCRPTPLTYAENLSKHFGGAQIYIKREDLNHTGAHKANNVMGQGLLVKRMGKKRVIAETGAGQHGVATATMAAKFGLECTIYMGEVDVQRQRPNVFWMEKMGATVVPVKDGSRTLKDAINEAFRDWVSNIDDTHYVLGTACGPAPFPEMVSWFQSIIGTEAREQIERYHGRPPKRVYACVGGGSNAMGIFQGFLEDKKIELVGVEAGGDGLETGRHAARLAGGDASPGVAQGYKTMFLQNDDGQMRETHSVAAGLDYVGVSPILSHLWEEGRVRFEAATDTEVLAALELTMKKEGIIPALESAHAFAQAFKEASDLSPEDAIVINMSGRGDKDIFTVAHAFNDPSWKEFIIERAREYQKG, encoded by the coding sequence ATGAACAAAAAAGGTTTTTTTGGTAACTGGGGCGGAGTTTATCTTCCTGAAATATTAAGAGAGACATTTGACCGACTCGAAGAGGCCTACCAGCAGGCCAGAAATGACCCGAGCTTCTGGCAGGAATATCTACAGCTGATGTCCACCTACTCCTGCAGACCGACCCCCCTGACCTATGCTGAAAATCTCTCCAAACATTTTGGCGGAGCTCAGATCTATATAAAGCGGGAGGACCTTAACCATACGGGTGCCCACAAGGCAAATAACGTCATGGGACAGGGTCTTCTGGTGAAGAGGATGGGTAAAAAACGGGTTATTGCCGAAACAGGTGCAGGACAACATGGAGTGGCAACGGCCACCATGGCTGCCAAATTCGGTCTTGAATGTACCATCTATATGGGCGAGGTGGATGTGCAGCGCCAACGGCCCAATGTTTTCTGGATGGAGAAGATGGGGGCCACCGTAGTGCCGGTAAAGGATGGCTCCCGCACCCTTAAGGATGCAATCAACGAGGCCTTTCGCGACTGGGTGAGCAATATCGATGACACCCACTATGTACTGGGCACAGCCTGCGGCCCCGCGCCCTTTCCCGAAATGGTCTCCTGGTTTCAATCCATCATCGGCACTGAGGCTCGGGAACAGATCGAGAGATACCACGGCAGGCCACCCAAACGGGTCTATGCCTGCGTTGGTGGTGGTTCCAACGCCATGGGCATCTTCCAGGGATTCCTAGAGGACAAAAAAATTGAACTCGTAGGCGTTGAAGCAGGTGGCGACGGCCTTGAAACAGGCCGACATGCCGCCCGCCTGGCCGGAGGAGATGCCAGCCCAGGCGTTGCCCAAGGGTATAAGACCATGTTTCTCCAAAACGATGACGGACAGATGCGGGAAACCCATTCCGTGGCGGCAGGTCTTGATTATGTGGGCGTCAGTCCTATTCTCAGCCATCTCTGGGAGGAGGGCAGGGTACGTTTTGAGGCGGCAACGGATACTGAAGTACTGGCTGCCCTGGAGCTGACCATGAAAAAAGAGGGTATTATTCCTGCCCTCGAATCAGCCCATGCCTTTGCCCAGGCCTTTAAGGAGGCAAGCGATCTATCTCCTGAGGATGCCATCGTCATCAATATGTCCGGTCGCGGCGACAAGGATATCTTCACCGTGGCCCACGCCTTCAATGACCCCTCCTGGAAGGAATTTATCATTGAGCGAGCCCGGGAATATCAAAAAGGCTAA
- the trpC gene encoding indole-3-glycerol phosphate synthase TrpC, producing MSDILDRIVARKHEEVAQLRRDGISLPEEFAEKRPAPPRGFRQSLLSHQGLSIIAEAKKASPSKGLICEDFDPVAIAKNYERCGVQAISVLTDRDFFQGDLRYLLQVREAVGLPVLRKDFIIDELQLKEASLYGADAILLIAAILDEAQLRDYRCYAEELGMDSLVEVHDEEETEKALASGCNLLGVNNRNLKDFSVDVETTFRIRKMVPIEIPLVSESGLKEAADLRRLAEAGVCAALIGETLMRMGSAGDVLAELWRP from the coding sequence ATGTCGGATATACTGGATAGAATTGTGGCAAGAAAGCACGAGGAGGTGGCCCAGCTCAGGCGGGATGGGATATCTCTGCCCGAGGAATTTGCAGAAAAGAGGCCGGCCCCTCCCCGGGGATTTCGGCAGAGCCTGCTCAGCCATCAGGGGCTCTCTATTATTGCCGAGGCGAAAAAGGCCTCGCCTTCAAAGGGGCTTATCTGTGAGGATTTTGATCCGGTGGCTATCGCTAAAAATTATGAACGTTGTGGTGTTCAGGCAATCTCTGTGCTGACGGATCGTGATTTTTTTCAGGGTGATCTCCGTTATCTGCTGCAGGTACGTGAGGCTGTGGGCCTGCCTGTCTTGAGAAAAGATTTTATTATAGACGAGTTGCAGCTAAAAGAGGCCTCGCTCTACGGAGCCGATGCCATCCTTCTCATTGCTGCCATCCTCGATGAGGCTCAGCTGCGTGATTATAGATGCTATGCCGAGGAGCTTGGTATGGACTCTCTGGTGGAGGTGCACGACGAGGAGGAAACGGAGAAGGCCCTTGCCTCCGGTTGTAATCTTCTTGGGGTAAATAACAGAAATTTAAAAGATTTTAGTGTTGATGTTGAGACGACCTTCCGTATTCGGAAAATGGTGCCGATAGAAATTCCTCTGGTCAGTGAATCCGGTCTTAAGGAGGCTGCCGATCTGCGCAGGCTTGCAGAGGCAGGTGTCTGTGCCGCCCTCATCGGTGAAACCCTGATGCGGATGGGCAGTGCCGGCGATGTTCTGGCAGAGCTCTGGAGACCGTGA
- the fliW gene encoding flagellar assembly protein FliW: protein MTSVKERVAAPSVNFEKILFFPEGIPGFEDFKEYRIFHKETNGLAIYWLESCDDAAVTFTLVAPDHYGLHYDFNLSDEEQTLLQAEEPMQLAIFLIVSKGEGQYAGLNANISGPIVINVQRQRALQKVLQQSRVLTTIIDQ, encoded by the coding sequence ATGACATCTGTGAAAGAGAGAGTAGCCGCTCCAAGCGTTAATTTTGAAAAGATTCTTTTTTTTCCGGAGGGTATTCCCGGATTTGAGGATTTTAAAGAGTATCGGATTTTTCATAAAGAGACAAATGGTCTTGCCATCTATTGGCTGGAGTCCTGTGATGATGCAGCGGTTACCTTTACCCTGGTCGCGCCTGATCATTACGGTCTGCACTATGATTTCAATCTCAGTGACGAGGAGCAGACTCTGCTCCAAGCAGAAGAGCCCATGCAACTTGCCATCTTTCTTATTGTCAGTAAGGGAGAGGGCCAATATGCGGGACTCAATGCAAATATTAGTGGGCCAATTGTTATTAATGTTCAGAGGCAGAGGGCTCTGCAAAAGGTGCTGCAACAGTCGCGCGTTTTGACTACGATTATTGACCAGTAG
- a CDS encoding lipoprotein-releasing ABC transporter permease subunit gives MYEWFISLRYLRAKHKQRFISLISLISIAGITVGVIALIVVMAVYSGFTTSLRDQILGVNAHIIVQQQGGKMYDYLNVRKEIIALPNVRGATPYLYAQTLLSSPRGGGSGVVLRGIDPTTAVGVLGLPEQMIAGKVDNLTDKTTRVPNIIIGKNLAKNLRVGQGDKVRLISPSGPLTPMGVIPKITTCQVSGIFETGMYEYDSTLAYMSIANTQNFLASGDLAHGIEVTVDHNKLDSADQIAATIRKSLGSLYVVRDWMQMNQNLFAAFKLEKIGMFICMALIILVAALNIVSALIMVVMEKTKDIAILKSMGATSSSIMRIFFFQGLVIAFLGTGLGVAGGLGLCQLLSRYKFIELPANVYPMTTLPIQVIPSDVIIVAACSIIITLLATLYPSWKAAQVRPGEVLS, from the coding sequence ATGTATGAGTGGTTCATCAGCCTGAGATACCTACGGGCTAAACACAAGCAACGCTTCATCTCCCTTATCTCTCTTATATCCATCGCCGGCATCACCGTCGGGGTTATTGCCCTCATCGTGGTCATGGCTGTTTATTCCGGATTCACCACCAGCCTTCGCGACCAGATACTCGGCGTTAACGCTCATATTATCGTCCAACAACAGGGCGGCAAAATGTACGACTACCTGAACGTGCGAAAAGAGATCATAGCCCTGCCCAATGTTCGGGGAGCAACTCCATATCTTTATGCCCAAACGCTACTGAGCAGCCCCCGAGGCGGTGGTAGCGGCGTGGTCCTGCGCGGTATTGATCCCACAACAGCAGTGGGCGTCCTTGGCCTCCCAGAACAGATGATTGCCGGTAAGGTAGACAATCTCACCGATAAAACAACTCGGGTGCCCAATATTATTATCGGTAAAAACCTAGCCAAAAATTTACGGGTCGGCCAGGGCGACAAGGTACGCCTTATCTCACCCTCGGGTCCCCTCACCCCCATGGGCGTCATCCCCAAAATTACCACCTGTCAGGTTAGCGGCATCTTTGAAACCGGCATGTACGAGTACGACTCTACCCTCGCCTATATGTCCATCGCCAACACCCAGAACTTTCTGGCAAGCGGTGACCTTGCCCACGGTATAGAGGTAACCGTCGACCATAACAAACTCGACAGTGCCGACCAAATCGCCGCCACAATTCGAAAAAGTCTCGGCTCACTCTATGTCGTCCGTGACTGGATGCAGATGAACCAGAACCTCTTTGCCGCCTTCAAACTGGAAAAGATCGGTATGTTTATCTGCATGGCCCTGATCATCCTGGTCGCCGCCCTGAACATCGTCAGCGCCCTCATCATGGTAGTTATGGAAAAGACCAAGGATATTGCTATACTAAAATCCATGGGAGCAACATCCAGCTCTATAATGAGGATATTCTTCTTCCAAGGACTGGTCATTGCCTTTCTGGGTACCGGCTTAGGCGTAGCGGGTGGCCTCGGCCTCTGCCAGCTACTCTCACGCTATAAGTTCATCGAGCTGCCTGCCAACGTCTATCCCATGACCACCCTGCCAATCCAGGTGATTCCAAGCGATGTGATCATTGTTGCCGCCTGCTCTATTATTATCACCCTGCTTGCCACCCTCTATCCTTCATGGAAGGCTGCTCAGGTTCGACCTGGCGAGGTACTCTCTTAA
- the rsmI gene encoding 16S rRNA (cytidine(1402)-2'-O)-methyltransferase, which translates to MTQELKKSVGTLYIVPTPIGNLEDITLRALRILGEVDLIAAEDTRHSKRLLNHFEISTHLISYYRERENERSEELIGRLQRGENIALISDAGTPGISDPGAVLVGKAHLAGITVVPLPGASALTTALSASGITDSGFLFLGFAPSKGGQRRKLISSIKDSDYSVVFYESPHRVDDLLADALDILGDREAFWARELTKAYEELQCDRLSILYQKTQDQRVRGEFVIVIHPEKQEQATGEDIEEMLVWYRDNSELSLKDATRKLASDLGLSRSQVYQQALAMWKDKK; encoded by the coding sequence ATGACACAAGAACTGAAGAAGAGTGTTGGCACCCTATATATTGTGCCAACACCCATTGGCAATCTGGAAGATATCACCCTGCGCGCTCTCCGTATCCTGGGAGAAGTCGATCTTATTGCCGCAGAAGATACCAGGCATAGCAAGAGACTTCTCAACCACTTTGAAATATCCACCCACCTTATCAGCTACTACCGCGAGCGTGAAAACGAACGCAGCGAGGAGTTGATTGGCAGACTGCAAAGAGGGGAAAATATTGCCCTGATCAGCGATGCAGGCACACCTGGCATCTCTGATCCCGGGGCCGTTTTGGTAGGAAAGGCCCATCTGGCAGGCATCACCGTTGTGCCTCTACCTGGCGCATCTGCTCTCACCACCGCCCTTTCCGCTTCAGGAATCACCGATTCAGGATTTCTATTCCTGGGATTTGCCCCATCAAAGGGCGGCCAGCGCCGAAAGCTTATCTCCTCCATAAAGGATTCTGATTACTCCGTTGTTTTCTATGAATCCCCACACCGGGTTGATGACCTGCTGGCCGATGCCCTGGATATACTGGGCGACAGAGAGGCCTTTTGGGCAAGGGAACTGACCAAGGCCTACGAGGAACTACAGTGCGATCGCCTCTCGATTCTCTACCAAAAAACTCAGGATCAGAGGGTACGCGGTGAATTTGTCATCGTCATCCACCCGGAAAAGCAGGAACAGGCGACGGGGGAAGACATTGAAGAGATGCTTGTCTGGTACCGCGACAATTCCGAACTCTCCCTTAAAGATGCCACCAGAAAACTGGCATCGGACCTTGGCCTCTCCCGTTCTCAGGTATACCAGCAGGCCCTTGCCATGTGGAAGGATAAGAAATAG
- the trpA gene encoding tryptophan synthase subunit alpha yields MTLEKILREKKKDKDILLMTHIVLGYPSFAANREVIEQMVKNGVDCIEMQIPFSEPMADGPVILKANQESLARGTRVAQCFDFAREMTRKHQIPFLFMTYYNIVFKYGEERFFQDAKEAGIKGLIVPDLPPEMGEDYFAYAEQYQLAPIIIYAPTSTPERMKTLAGSATGFIYCAARRGVTGNNSALDENFDNYLSNCRAATTLPLAVGFGIKSKADVQALIGKADMAVIGSQTIRLVDENGPKAVGPFVASLR; encoded by the coding sequence ATGACTTTGGAAAAAATACTGCGCGAAAAGAAAAAAGATAAAGATATCCTCCTCATGACCCATATTGTCCTGGGCTATCCCTCCTTTGCGGCAAACCGGGAGGTGATAGAGCAGATGGTTAAAAATGGGGTGGACTGTATTGAAATGCAGATCCCCTTCTCAGAGCCCATGGCCGATGGCCCAGTCATATTGAAGGCAAATCAGGAGAGCCTGGCCCGAGGCACCCGGGTTGCTCAGTGTTTTGATTTTGCCCGGGAGATGACCCGCAAACACCAAATCCCCTTCCTCTTTATGACCTACTACAATATCGTCTTTAAGTACGGGGAGGAGAGGTTCTTTCAGGATGCCAAAGAGGCGGGTATCAAAGGCCTTATCGTCCCTGACCTGCCACCTGAGATGGGGGAAGACTACTTTGCCTATGCAGAGCAGTACCAGCTTGCCCCCATTATTATCTACGCCCCCACCTCCACCCCGGAAAGAATGAAGACCCTGGCAGGCTCAGCTACAGGTTTTATCTACTGCGCCGCAAGACGCGGGGTGACGGGCAATAACTCTGCTCTCGATGAAAACTTTGACAACTATCTGTCCAACTGCAGAGCAGCCACCACCCTACCACTGGCAGTGGGCTTTGGCATTAAATCCAAGGCTGATGTGCAGGCACTCATAGGCAAGGCCGATATGGCGGTTATTGGTTCACAAACCATCCGCCTGGTGGACGAAAATGGCCCGAAGGCAGTGGGGCCCTTTGTTGCAAGTTTACGTTAG
- the lysS gene encoding lysine--tRNA ligase, protein MSTDNKTLQQRREKAAELADLGVKLYDNTFHPAHSVAQVLPMGESLVAEQHDESTTEYSVAGRVMAMRKFGKAAFFQVMDKTGRVQIYIKKDVIGEEIFAQFKKWDIGDIVGIKGHLFKTKVGELSIAASSVQMISKSLRPLPDKWHGLSDVETRYRQRYVDLIVTPESREVFRKRGEIIRHIRDFLSDRGFMEVETPMMQAVPGGATAKPFKTHHNALDMDLYLRVAPELYLKRLLVGGLERVFEINRNFRNEGLSTRHNPEFTMLEFYQAYATYEDMMDITEEMVSTACEKVNGSMQIQYQGTDVNLAPPWQRMTMQESLTKVAGIAPEIMADAEATIALAKEKGIRLEETAGHGKAMTELFELLVEEKLIDPTFITSYPTEVSPLARRNDEDPSTTDRFELFITGRELANAFSELNDPVDQYQRFAKQIAERGDDEEIHPELDHDYIRALEYGMPSAAGEGIGIDRLTMLLTDSPSIRDVIFFPHLKAETKKQDKEVEKK, encoded by the coding sequence ATGAGCACAGATAATAAGACCCTTCAACAACGACGAGAAAAAGCAGCAGAACTTGCAGATCTCGGCGTTAAGCTGTACGACAATACCTTTCATCCCGCCCACAGTGTAGCCCAAGTTCTTCCCATGGGAGAATCTCTGGTGGCAGAGCAGCACGACGAAAGCACGACAGAGTATTCTGTTGCGGGCCGGGTTATGGCCATGCGCAAGTTTGGTAAGGCTGCCTTCTTTCAGGTCATGGACAAGACCGGCCGTGTTCAGATCTATATCAAAAAAGATGTGATCGGCGAAGAGATCTTTGCTCAATTTAAAAAATGGGATATCGGTGACATTGTTGGTATCAAGGGTCACCTCTTTAAGACCAAGGTGGGCGAACTCTCCATCGCAGCGAGTAGCGTGCAGATGATCTCCAAATCCCTCCGCCCCCTGCCCGACAAATGGCACGGACTGAGCGATGTGGAGACCCGTTATCGTCAACGCTATGTTGACCTCATCGTTACCCCGGAGAGCCGCGAAGTCTTCCGCAAACGCGGAGAGATCATTCGTCATATCCGTGATTTCCTCAGCGACCGTGGTTTTATGGAAGTTGAGACTCCGATGATGCAGGCTGTTCCAGGTGGTGCCACCGCCAAGCCCTTTAAGACCCATCACAATGCCCTTGATATGGACCTCTACCTACGGGTAGCACCTGAGCTCTATCTCAAGCGCCTGCTTGTTGGTGGCCTTGAGCGTGTATTTGAAATCAATCGTAACTTTCGTAACGAGGGACTCTCTACCCGCCATAACCCGGAATTCACCATGCTTGAATTCTATCAGGCCTATGCCACCTACGAGGATATGATGGATATCACCGAAGAGATGGTATCTACTGCCTGTGAAAAGGTGAATGGTTCCATGCAGATCCAATATCAAGGCACCGATGTTAATCTGGCACCACCATGGCAACGTATGACCATGCAGGAGTCTCTGACCAAGGTTGCAGGCATTGCCCCTGAAATCATGGCAGATGCCGAGGCAACCATCGCCCTGGCCAAAGAGAAGGGCATCAGACTCGAAGAGACCGCAGGTCACGGTAAGGCGATGACCGAACTCTTCGAACTTCTGGTGGAAGAGAAGCTTATCGACCCAACCTTTATCACCTCCTACCCAACAGAGGTTTCTCCACTTGCCCGCCGTAACGACGAAGACCCAAGCACCACCGATCGTTTTGAGCTCTTCATCACCGGTCGTGAGTTGGCCAATGCCTTCAGTGAGTTGAACGATCCCGTCGATCAGTACCAGCGTTTTGCCAAGCAAATTGCAGAGCGTGGCGATGACGAAGAGATCCATCCAGAGCTTGATCACGACTATATCCGCGCCCTGGAATACGGCATGCCTTCTGCTGCCGGAGAGGGTATCGGCATTGATCGCCTGACCATGCTTCTGACAGATAGTCCGTCAATCAGAGACGTTATCTTCTTCCCACATCTCAAAGCCGAGACAAAGAAGCAGGACAAGGAAGTAGAAAAAAAATAG
- the pgaB gene encoding poly-beta-1,6-N-acetyl-D-glucosamine N-deacetylase PgaB, with translation MRNSNYLKKLFFFCFALLWASSSWAHAEEQTFYSISYHDVVDSRDQLTSDTVTIDTLINHFEWLKANDYHPISVDDLLAAQRGTKKLPAKAVLLSWDDGYVSFYTHVLPLLKAYKYPAVLALVGEWLSASPNERVEYGATTLARSRFLSWEQIQEISASNLVELASHSYGLHKEIIADAYGSKIPAAIAHQYEVATGQKETDKEMRQRIYDDLKKNSYLIAKYTGKKPRVMVWPFGNYNTLCQNVAADLGMKIALTLDDLPQANISQLNAVPRYYPVANPLTEILREEMLVSQSQPLRRFIIAPTEEIIDTTDPKEPLYSAFLDRDKSLKPSAVVLAPLVQTPRGKEALFTNQTYPLFLNKLTRLSWYTRARTGVATVLSLDAPLFKADSPQKLTRLFSDMGKNSFVDGLIVENHAAVEEILAGTTKPIKITGNEIKRPWNPNSSRKFRQQLLSKKPTNTLLRGVEAFQQWQPFLDIGVIISPAQMKERSLAKTASLLTYFDYIIIDARTDEQQKCLKAWLARPESRPLFNYIAVLFSYDQESDNGERLAERLLDLSGYGIKNWGYQIDSAVLAKPLLEKIRPAISVRNFPIIAR, from the coding sequence ATGCGAAATTCTAATTATCTCAAAAAACTTTTTTTCTTCTGTTTTGCCCTGTTATGGGCTTCCTCCAGCTGGGCACACGCTGAGGAGCAGACATTCTACTCTATCTCCTATCATGATGTGGTCGATAGCCGCGACCAGCTAACATCGGATACGGTGACGATAGACACCTTAATTAATCATTTTGAATGGTTAAAGGCAAACGACTATCATCCGATCAGCGTTGACGATCTTCTTGCGGCCCAAAGAGGCACCAAGAAACTGCCTGCCAAGGCGGTGTTGCTCTCCTGGGATGATGGCTATGTAAGTTTTTACACCCATGTACTGCCACTACTCAAGGCCTATAAGTATCCTGCTGTCCTGGCTCTTGTGGGCGAATGGCTCTCGGCAAGCCCAAATGAAAGGGTAGAGTACGGGGCCACCACCCTTGCCCGGAGTCGCTTTCTCAGCTGGGAACAGATCCAGGAAATCAGTGCATCCAATTTAGTGGAACTTGCCTCCCACTCCTATGGTCTGCATAAAGAAATTATAGCAGATGCATACGGCAGCAAAATACCCGCAGCCATCGCCCATCAATACGAGGTCGCAACAGGGCAAAAAGAGACAGATAAAGAGATGCGACAGCGCATCTATGATGATCTTAAAAAGAATAGCTACCTTATAGCCAAGTACACAGGGAAAAAACCCAGAGTCATGGTCTGGCCCTTTGGCAACTATAATACCCTCTGCCAAAATGTGGCGGCAGACCTTGGCATGAAGATAGCCCTTACCTTAGATGATCTGCCTCAAGCCAATATATCCCAACTTAATGCAGTGCCCAGGTACTACCCGGTGGCCAACCCGCTGACGGAAATTCTCCGAGAGGAAATGCTCGTTAGCCAAAGCCAACCTCTCAGACGATTTATTATCGCCCCAACAGAGGAGATAATTGATACAACAGACCCTAAAGAACCTCTGTACAGTGCCTTTTTGGACAGGGACAAGTCCTTAAAACCCAGCGCGGTTGTCCTCGCACCGCTTGTCCAAACACCAAGGGGCAAAGAGGCACTCTTTACCAACCAGACATACCCTCTCTTTCTTAATAAGCTCACCCGCCTCTCTTGGTATACAAGGGCCCGGACAGGGGTCGCGACTGTTCTCTCGCTTGATGCTCCTCTTTTTAAAGCTGATAGCCCGCAGAAACTGACTCGCCTCTTCTCAGATATGGGAAAGAATAGCTTTGTCGATGGTCTTATTGTGGAAAACCATGCGGCCGTAGAAGAGATACTGGCAGGCACGACAAAACCAATTAAAATCACAGGCAACGAAATCAAGAGGCCATGGAATCCGAACAGCAGCAGAAAATTCCGTCAACAGCTCCTGAGTAAAAAACCCACAAACACCCTCCTGCGGGGAGTTGAGGCATTTCAACAGTGGCAACCATTTCTTGATATCGGAGTCATCATCAGCCCGGCCCAGATGAAAGAGAGATCTCTGGCCAAGACGGCAAGTCTCCTGACATACTTTGACTATATTATTATTGATGCCCGCACCGATGAGCAGCAGAAGTGCCTCAAGGCCTGGCTGGCAAGACCTGAAAGCAGACCTCTTTTCAACTATATTGCCGTCCTTTTTTCCTACGACCAGGAGAGCGATAATGGAGAGCGTTTAGCAGAGAGACTCCTGGACTTAAGCGGATATGGTATAAAAAATTGGGGCTATCAAATTGATAGTGCAGTACTGGCAAAACCTCTTCTGGAAAAAATTCGCCCTGCTATTTCCGTGCGAAATTTTCCAATTATTGCTAGATAG
- a CDS encoding ferritin family protein, translated as MLTSDQEEIIALLIEQETLLQRLYTIFAEKLQNNKDLWLGLAKEEEKHAQWLKQLAKATEQGITIFDGAKITAPSLKVFQKLLLQTISQAKAGEIDDQRALMQAASFERALIEKNIFTSFTGASAATEKTMELLREETDDHLQQIEAIYAQDTLDTDK; from the coding sequence ATGTTAACATCGGATCAAGAAGAAATAATCGCCCTACTCATTGAACAGGAGACCCTCCTCCAGCGTCTCTACACGATCTTCGCAGAGAAACTCCAAAACAACAAAGACCTGTGGCTCGGCCTCGCAAAAGAGGAGGAAAAGCATGCGCAATGGTTAAAACAACTGGCCAAGGCAACAGAGCAGGGCATCACCATCTTTGATGGGGCCAAAATAACAGCACCAAGTCTCAAGGTATTTCAAAAATTATTACTGCAGACAATTTCCCAGGCTAAAGCGGGAGAGATAGATGATCAAAGAGCACTTATGCAGGCAGCCTCCTTTGAACGAGCCCTGATTGAAAAAAATATTTTTACAAGCTTCACCGGTGCCTCAGCAGCCACGGAGAAGACCATGGAACTCTTAAGAGAAGAGACAGACGATCATCTGCAACAGATAGAGGCTATCTACGCCCAGGATACCTTGGACACAGACAAGTAG
- a CDS encoding ABC transporter ATP-binding protein codes for MTLYTAKDISKNYQSGDEILPVLKGINLSIEHSTMTAIVGASGSGKTTLLQILGTLTKPSSGKLYFKECAVDEKNERELAAFRNASLGFIFQFHHLLPEFTTLENVMMPALIGGKNNAESRANAEDLLRRVELHHRLEHKVTNLSGGEQQRTALARALIMNPAILLADEPTGNLDSRSGEIVFDLLKNLGQERQLATIMVTHNNELAARMDRCVTLLDGSLQEE; via the coding sequence ATGACCCTTTATACAGCAAAAGACATCAGCAAAAATTACCAGAGTGGCGATGAGATCCTCCCCGTCTTAAAAGGGATCAATCTCTCCATTGAACACAGCACCATGACCGCCATTGTCGGAGCCTCGGGCTCGGGCAAGACGACCCTGCTCCAGATACTGGGCACCCTGACTAAACCAAGCAGTGGCAAGCTCTACTTCAAAGAGTGCGCGGTGGATGAGAAAAACGAAAGAGAGCTTGCCGCCTTCCGCAATGCCTCCCTTGGCTTTATCTTTCAATTTCACCACCTCTTGCCCGAATTCACCACTCTGGAAAACGTCATGATGCCCGCCCTTATCGGCGGCAAAAACAATGCCGAATCAAGGGCTAATGCAGAAGATCTTCTTCGTCGGGTAGAACTGCATCACCGCCTGGAGCACAAGGTAACCAATCTCTCCGGTGGTGAACAGCAGAGGACGGCCCTGGCCCGAGCCCTGATCATGAACCCCGCCATCCTCCTGGCCGATGAGCCCACGGGAAACCTTGATAGCAGATCTGGAGAGATCGTCTTTGATCTCCTCAAAAACCTCGGACAGGAACGACAACTGGCGACCATTATGGTAACCCATAACAATGAACTTGCTGCCCGCATGGATCGTTGCGTAACCCTTCTCGACGGTAGCTTGCAAGAAGAATAA